In the genome of Synechococcus sp. CB0101, the window TTCAATGCGGCCGGGGGTGATCGAAAACTCACGCCGGATGCGGCTGCCTTCCACCACGCCCCAACCGGCTGCCGTGAGCAGCGGATCGATCAATTCGGCACGGGTGTCGGCCTCATTCATGGGATCAGCGCGGCCACATGGGCGAGCAGATCGGCACAGAGCTGATTCCAGGCGGCGCGATCCAGTTGTTCAAGATCCGGTTCTTCGTCGTAGCGCCTGAGAACAGCGAACTCCGTGAAGCGACTCAGCCCGATGAATGGATCAATCGGAGCACTGAGATCGCGCAGCATCTGAAACAACAGCCTCAGGTTGTGGCTGAAGGGTGGTTGCTTTGGCTGGAGCACGAGGAGCCAAGCTTTGAGAGCCTTCTCGGTGGCTTGCTGGATCTGAAAACCCCAGTGCTCTTCATAGAAGAGAGTGGCATCCACCATTCCGTGGGCCGCGCGCAGATCGCGCTGCGCGATGCGCAGAAAACCGCTCGGGGTTTCAGCTGGGGCCATGCAGGGACTCCGCTGAATCCAGCTGGCGGCCATAGCGGAAGGCCTCAGCGATCACATTGCTGTTGCCATGCCGGCGCTCTGCCACCTCGCTGGCGGAGAAGAGCAGAAGCTCGATCGGCAGGCGGTGATAGGCCAACTTCCAGCCCAGGGCATCGGTTTGCTCCAACCGCGAATGAGCCGCCAGCCAGGCATCCGGCACGGTCACCAGAAGATCCAGGTCCGAGTCGGGGCGGGCGGTACCGCGGGCGCGTGAGCCGAACAGGCGCACTACGGCACCGGGGATGGCCGCCTGGATCTCGGCCGCGATCGTGCGAAGCAGCGGCTCGTCGACGACGTAGTGATAGCCGGAGGGACTGGCTGTGGCACTCATGGGGGTAGTCTGACCGATCTCCGCGGGAATAGAGAACCTCTCCACGGCTGCTCAGGTTGATGTCAAGGGCCAGTGGTCCGTTGCGAATCAGGCGTGGACTCCACGATGGGTGGCAGCTTGGCGATCTCCTCGGGCGAAAGTTTGCAGATCTTTCCCTCGCGCATGGTGATCAGCTCGGTGCCGGTCTGGATGGCAATGCGGCGCGCTTCTTCGGCTGCTCGCTGAAGAGCAGCCATGGAGCCACGCATCACAGGATCGCTGCACTCACGGATGTCCTTCATTCCCCTCCACTCGCCTCGCCCCACTCTATCAAGACCGGTTGGTCACCCAAGTTGTTGTACTTCACCCAGTGATCACCTCAGACTTGTAGCAGGCTTCGAAGTTGTGTAAGCCTGCGATAAAGCGTCGCCGGATGACAGCCTCCGGGATGCTGTGCCCTCCCTGTTTCACGCGCGCAGCAACGCGCAGGATGGCTGTTTCTGGACTCGGTAATGCCAGAAAGTAGAGACTGATCTTGTAGCCCATGGAGCGCCACTCGCGAATGCGAGCCAGATAGTCCAGACCTCGTAGGGAGGTAGGCCGGCGGCGATCAGATCGGCATTGATGAACCGTAGACAGTTGGCCTCTTGCGGCAGAAACGAACGCGCGAAGGTGGTTTTGCCGGCGCCATTGGGGCCTGCCAGGATGATGATCGCGGGGCTCATGGCATCAGGGATTACATACGGCTCAACGTCGTGTGCGCCAGGGGTTAGATCTTGCCGCTGAAGGCCTGGTGCAGTAGGGAGGTTTTGAGTTCCTCGAGGGCGGCGATTTTGCGTTCATAGATTGAGGTAAGTCGCTTCGATTCTTTGCTGAAGGCGTCCAAGTGATTCGCGATTTCCTCCTGTTTCTTCAGGGGAGGAAGCAAAACAGGTAGTGTGGCAAGTTTCGCTTGGTTGATATTGCTGATGCTTGTGCCTCCTCCGTCGCTCGTGAGGCGGCTGCGAGCAGTTCTCGACTTCATAAAGTAAAGCAAGAAGCGTGGGCTTGTTGTTTGACCGTCTGGCCGTATGCGGATGATGAATCCCGAGTAGGAAATCATTTCATTTACGGCTGGAACGAGCATGCAGCGACCGACCAGGTCCTTGCTTCCATTGGAGCGGACCGTTAAAATATCTCCCTCGCGAATCAAGTAGTCCTCAGTGACGTTGCCATCGATGGTTGTGCATTGCAGCTTGTCGAGCGGGACAATAGAGCGCTCCTGAAAGTCTCCGACGCCGACCATGCGAAGCGTCTGTCCGCTGCTGTTGCGCGAGAAATTCAAGCCATTCTTAAAGTCGGCAAGCTCTCCCAGGCGCTTCTCCGTCCATCCTTCCTCTTTCTGGTTGAAGGCCGCTTCCAAGTGGCTTTCGAAGACAGCTAGGGCATTCCGGAGGTTCTGTTCGGCGTTGGCTTTGGCGGTGGCAAGGGCCTCGAAGGCTTCGTCGAGTATGTCGACGATCCGCTGCTGTTTTGTCAGTGAAGCTGGATAGCTCACTGAAAATTGTTCGGCCAGCGCGGATCGAGAAAGTTCGGTTTGGCCGCCACATCCTTCTCCAGCTTCTTTTAGCGCGTCTTCAATTATGACGAGCATATAGCCGAAAAACTCTCGGTAAAATATGCTTCGATCTGGTCGAACGATGGTGACATGGGAG includes:
- a CDS encoding HEPN domain-containing protein, whose amino-acid sequence is MAPAETPSGFLRIAQRDLRAAHGMVDATLFYEEHWGFQIQQATEKALKAWLLVLQPKQPPFSHNLRLLFQMLRDLSAPIDPFIGLSRFTEFAVLRRYDEEPDLEQLDRAAWNQLCADLLAHVAALIP
- a CDS encoding nucleotidyltransferase domain-containing protein: MSATASPSGYHYVVDEPLLRTIAAEIQAAIPGAVVRLFGSRARGTARPDSDLDLLVTVPDAWLAAHSRLEQTDALGWKLAYHRLPIELLLFSASEVAERRHGNSNVIAEAFRYGRQLDSAESLHGPS
- a CDS encoding restriction endonuclease subunit S — its product is MLVNSTGTGTLGRVAQVREQPQEATTVDSHVTIVRPDRSIFYREFFGYMLVIIEDALKEAGEGCGGQTELSRSALAEQFSVSYPASLTKQQRIVDILDEAFEALATAKANAEQNLRNALAVFESHLEAAFNQKEEGWTEKRLGELADFKNGLNFSRNSSGQTLRMVGVGDFQERSIVPLDKLQCTTIDGNVTEDYLIREGDILTVRSNGSKDLVGRCMLVPAVNEMISYSGFIIRIRPDGQTTSPRFLLYFMKSRTARSRLTSDGGGTSISNINQAKLATLPVLLPPLKKQEEIANHLDAFSKESKRLTSIYERKIAALEELKTSLLHQAFSGKI